A region of the Conger conger chromosome 6, fConCon1.1, whole genome shotgun sequence genome:
GTGCAGCGGGGCGGGCGGCGGGGCGAAGGGCGCCCCCCGGTGGCCGCCTGAGGCGCTGTCCAGGCCCGGCGGCAGCAGGTCCGTGCCACAGGCCCCTCCCCCGAGCTCTCTCCGCTCCGCCCCCCtgcggcccctcccccggcggGGCCCGCGGGAGCGCCGGTCCGCGTCCTGCAGGAAGCCGTCCTCGTTGATGAGAAGGCAGTCCAGCTCGCTGTCCGTCACCGGGGGGGAGGAGCCCTGGGGGAACCCCGCCCTCCGCCCGCGCGCCACCGCAGGGTGGGCGGGGTTAGTGGGATCCAGGTCGGCGGGGAAGCCCAGCATCGCCGCCATGTACTCGCCCTTAGGCTCCTCCTCCAGCGCCAcgcccagctcctcctccaggccGTACCGCGCCTCGTACGCGTGAGCTAGCTCCTCCCCTCCGCCTGCCTCCGGGCCgtgccccgcccccggccccgcccccgagCCCCACTCCTCGCACATGTGCAGACGCTGCACCCCGAAACCGTCatcctgccccgccccccccgggccctcctgccctgcaggACACAAGCAGGAGTTTAGACTCAGACTCTTAACAGCCGTTTTCAGGTTTAGGTTTAGCTATGAATTAAACAACTATTTTCAGAGTGGCAACTGCATATGACTACAGCAGGCATTAGTTTGATCACTTtaatgcatgtgaatgtgttatCGTGCACAAGGATACATCACTAATTCATctctgaatgggagtgaattcAGAACCAGGGAAAAGGGGAGCCCGCAGACAGACAGCATGTTGCTGAGCCTGGGCTGGATACTCACCCTCCAGGCACACGGACCATCGTTCCTGCAgctcaccagcagggggcgctgtctgcAGGGCCTCCTCCTTCAGCATGGCGTCCAGCCTGTCCCCGTCCAACTCGCTCTGCTGCCAGAGAACACAATCTGTCAGGAACAGTTCCCAACTCGCCCTACTGCCACAGAGACCACAATCTGTCAGGAACAGTTCCCAAATCGCCCTACTGCCACAGAGACCACAATCTGTCAGGAACAGTTCCCAAATCGCTCTACTGCCACAGAGACCACAATCTGTCAGGAACAGTTCCCAAATCGCTAACacggagaacacacacacccattttgAGAACAGAAGGTGGATGCTGTGCGCAATCGATTGACCTGCAGGGGTCGCTGTTGAGTGAAAGACAAACCGATATCCTGCCAGCTAAAATCGTAACGAACAGTTACCGCCGTTGGAGTGCACCCCGACGGCGCTCCGACAGAGCTGGGTGTGGCCACCGCCTCCTGCGCATGCGTAGGGCCGGGGATCGAGGCTTCCCCTggacagctgctccagctcccATCCGGAACCTTCTCCTGCTTCAGACCACGCCCCTCATCGACTTCTGGACGGGAGAGAATGACAACAGTCCTAATTTTCACAAAAAGACCAAACAGGATTCAACAAATCAACCATCCAAGTTACAGAATCACTCCAGAGTCAGGTCAGAGACGACTTCACCCGCCATTTTAACTGAAAAGTAATTTACCCTTGATCAGTAAGCCgttttcagggtacatttccAGAAACAGATCGTATGCCCGTTGGATTTTCAATCCCGCTAATCAGCAGTGCAGATTGTGTCGACAGGGCATGCAGTTAGACCGAGAGAGCAACAGGTAATACAGCAGCGCGGCTAAAAAGCCAATTTGTGCAAGTAGTAACGACGTTTCTAACCAGACTGTGTTCCTGAGGGTCGGTCCTCCGTCTCCTCGCTAGAAACTCCGGCTCTGCCGCAGTCGGCACACCTCGTCCGCCCGccgctctctcgctccctgCGCCGGCTCTCCGACCACTGCAACCGCTGTTTCAGCGACTCCACTTGCTCTCGGCTCCGCGATACTTCCTCCAGGAAGCTGTCCTCCACCAGCCGGGTGATCTCGTACATGGCCGCTTTGAACACGGTCTCCATGACACCGGATAGCTGGGACTGAAAAGTAACGATTGCGTCCGACATCTCCGGGTCTTTTTGGGCAAAGGCTCCACCGTGCGTTCTGATGATGCTCCTCTTCACTACACGAAATGATCAGTACGCAGCACCTTAACGTAGATGCTAAATGCTCAGATAGCTTTGTGCGTTTAGCAAGTTCTTAAAAATAATGGATCATCGCAAGCGCTGCTGAATAACGTTAGATGAGCGACTGAAAAGCTCAACATACCGGTCTGTCTACATGGGGATCTGACAGAAACCGAAGAGAAAACAGATGTGTGTGGGAGATACCAAGCTTCTTCCGGTCAGCTCGCAGATCTGCAGATGATTCTACTGGATATAATGCGAGTATTCCGACAAATAAAAACGCCTTTTTTATTCTTGAGAACGGAACAGTTTCTTATGGCGTTGTGACCTGTCCACGATGACCGAAAGTAGAATTCGCCACCAAAAGGCCAACAGACGGCGAATACTACCATCAACACAAAAGCTGTTCTGCAGGAACTCACCTTTGAACTTCCAGGCTGACAAGCTACAGAAGCTCACAGAGGACAAACGGAACGGCAGAGGGGGAGGCTGATGGCGTGATTATTTCACCAAAGATGCTGCTATGATGAATATGGAAAGAATGATTTGCAAAGAAAGGTACAGAAAATTTAATAAACTAATTTCCATGATATTGATCTCCTGTCCTGACAATGTGACTTGAGTTTGAGTTAAGGAATAAGTGTATATTTCTATTACAACTATAAATTAATAATGTTCACGTAGCTAAAGTTTTCGTAGCATGTTTATTTAGTTGCACTGTGCACTATTTTAATCTGTACCCTGACAGCTCTTCACAGGTACCCATGGAATATGTGCGGAATCTGGATCCAGAGAGCCAGGGCACTAGCAGTCTGCCTGCTGTGAAGTTTCTCCACaagttttatattcatcatTTATCGGGAGTACAACAGCATGAGGCAGAGGCAATGCGTTTTAATTTTCTATAGTGactattagtttttttttgtattataattACACGAGTAGTCATGTACTTAGCAACCACCCATCTCCAGTGTTAGTTATGTCTATAATCTTTTCTGCACACATTTTACAGCCAACATGTAACAGCGTTACAGCCACAGCAGGAGACTACAACTTTCTGCAGTTTTTAAACAGTGATCCAAATCACTGAAACTTTACCAAAACTCAGGCAAGTTTTCCCAAAGAGTGCATTAACTTATTTATGCAGAGAATAGGCCCAATATTCACTCATTCTctgcataaataaaaataaatctaattgtTGCCTGATTGAGAACCAAATACAGCACTAAATAAGTTTAGTACAATTGTACTCAATGCATCACCATTCCACCTGTGGGATTGCATGCTTTATACATACATAGGTTCCAAATGCCACACATGCATGATTTAAGAAATGGTCTTCTATTGCACTTGCATGCAATTCCCTCTTCATCCACAGGGAGGTGATGGAACACCAGTCTTAATAGCAAAACACATGGCTCATTCAAATTGCTTATTTCTCCCTCTTCCGAAAGGCCTTGTACATTAAGGGAGcatgaatgtaaataaaatgacaagttAACTAGCAAAAACAAATCTAATGTCTTTCAGGAGTCATCTTCTTGCAGGGAAGCAAGAATGTAGCCCATGTTTCAGTGCAGTGAAATCAGATTAAGTACAAAGATCACTGCAGAATAAAACCAGCCCTTAAACATGAACCTGCAATATCTGCAGCAGTAGTTCTGAAACCCCTCCAGACCCAAGCACACATGGActagaaacaaacacactgggGCTTCAAAGCAAAGAGTGACCAAACTGTAGTTACTGACCGCATTCAAAGAGGCATACAAATATAGGCCAAGCAGTTGTAAGACAGTTATGAATATAGTTATGTTTATGAGTCATCCAAACACCCACCAGTGTGGGTTCCAAAGCTGGTTTGAATCTCCTGAGCACTATCACACAGAGCAATCCCACTGCAGCCACCATCACCAGCACACTCACGCAGAGCAATCCCACTGCAGCCACCATCACCAGCACAATCACGTAGAGCAATCCCACTGCAGCCACCATCACCAGCACAATCACGTAGAGCAATCCCACTGCAGCCACCACTCCAGCCATGGCCACTGCCTGAGGGGAGACACCTGGGAAGGAGAACACAGATCAATAGCCTGGACCAGGAATGCCTGACAAACTCCAGATGGCCATAAACAGGAGGATACCTGCTGCTCTGTGATCCACCTTCAAAGAAGTGCTTGGCTCATGCACATCAATAGTAGGCTTCCGGACAATGATGGGTCCTAGGAAGGCTCTGCCATGATACTCCATGGCTGGAAGACAGTCATACCTTGCCACCAAAATGTCAAGCAATATGGGGTTCTGATGAAAATGATATGAATCTCACCTGCAGTCTCCAGACTCCTGCCCTTCCTCACAGCACAGCCGGTGTCACAGCACCCACAGATCTGGTCATTCCCACCTGAAGGACAGGTTAGTCACACAGGGAATGGAATCAAGAACAGGTTAGTCACACAGGGAATGGAATCAAGAACAGGTTAGTCACACAGGGAATGGAATCAAGAACAGGTTAGTCACACAGGGAATGGAATTATTTGGTCCGTGTTCATGGTAATCAACTAACCCATTCTTTGAAGGAAGGAACAAGCAGGCCTTTCCCTCTGAATCAGGCAAAGCAGCCGTGGTCCTCACCTGGCAGAATATAGATCTGCCAAGAAAGTAAGTTAGTGCCACTACAAGCAGTACCGAGACTGCCAAATTAATGCAATTAAGGGCACACCTCACTCCTGGTCTCCTGGGCAAACTGGAAGACATCTAGCTGAACTTGCAGTTTGTCATCCCTTCTCCTGGACTGGAACTTGGAGCGGGAGCTAGTCAGCTTAGAATCCATTAGACATCTGGAAGGAGAGCTTAGTCCACTTGTAGAACAATCAATGAACCAGGGCTGAAGCATTTACAGCCTACTCACCCTTGGTGATCAATAAATTCATATCTGGGGACAGAATCCATGCTGGGAGCTAAAGTGGCCACACAGGTGTCCATGAACACACGGAGGGGCACATGGTTGGCCTGGATCACAGAGGCTTCAATGTTAATGAGGTCTCCCAGGAAGAAGACGTTGGACATCCTCTCCAGATCTCGGTTGTCTAGGGTTTGTGAGAAAAGTTCAATGTAAAGCAAGTACTGCAACCAAGCTGTAGACCAGTGGTCAAACTGCCAGGTCTATGCTAGTTTtaattccagcctcagatcgtGATTATACGATCAGTTCAATAATTGCAAAGTTCAGACCATACATTTGCACATAAAGGGGTACCATTTATGTTGTGCAAATCTGTTGCATTAAATTCATTGCTGAATTACCAATTGGACTCAATTACAGCAGCATTAATTGGTGAGAAttaaccagcatacacacactgcatgctaAAGAgtgagaccactgctctaaatGGCTCAACCCACCAGCCATGAGCCTCAGCGAAAACACAAGGAGATCCTCAGCAGACAGGGTGGAGTGGTAGGGGATCCATGTGGTGAAAGGTATGAGAATGAAGTAGTTGGAGCAGTGGTTTGACAGTGAGGCAGAGCCATTAGGGGCATTCACTGCACCAGGACATGGACGCCTGTTCTGCAGAGCCATGCCTTGCAAAGTGTCCCCTTTAGGGAGAAGGGTAAACTGCAACCACCACAACCCCACACCATGTCAAGTCCATGTCAAACTACATGCCCAGGGGAAGAGGTGATGCCTCCTAACtagggatgtgtaccgagagccggtattttttggtaccggttcctaataggtcggtaccagagtaccgctaaagattctggacaaacgatactgttttctgtatttttttaagagtctacctaaccgtcgcgtaattatgacactgccgccGTCGACAGGTTATGACGCAGCGCCCCATTGTTTTCTTTAGTAGTCAATATGTTGGCCGTAAGAGCTAAGCGGTCTaaggtatgggctcacttcaaactcaatgaatcctcggctctatgcaatatatgcaagaaagtagttgcgtcaaaggggggtaacaccagcaacatcatgaaacacttgcagtctacccatagcataaagctgaaggagtgcAGGGTGTTTGACTGCCTAAACAACACATCAAAAGTTAGCAACCCGGCAGACgtgccctcctccgtgcaggcagactccgacagtgcttcttcatcaagtctgtgtgtgtatgaatcatttaaggggaagtgaaatactagattaagttggcataatttacaagattgattcccaatatatacatccttaaaggttcaagactgccagtaaagctggattaaaaataataagtaattaaattacccttttttaaaacatgcgcagcgccattttatccgagtgtatagcgtgacgtcactctgtccagagcgatctcggctgctgccaaagaaagtaaatatgttgcttttccttaacaaaaactgttagggctaaatgcgtcaggagaagcgcctcccctacactgttctgtttacatgtatgcgtctgttgggttgaacatgtagggctttggtcatctccctaggttttttttatttatttcatctattctgagaagcatttgtaattttaagtgaagcttctgttctgttgaagcattatcacattgacagttacctttaaggctgtatggagctgcctgctcgttttttttgacatacctcgcactgcacatgttgacttgctaagggcttaaaaggcaggtgctggaagttgtttaatgatgttgctggtgttaccccccttgtggtaataaaaaacgattgaatcttttaccatcttgtaacgtctttattttatacaccaaattacacgccgtggtatcgataagagtatcgataaataccggcaccgataaggagtatcggtattggtatcggtatcaataaaatcctaacgatACACATCCCTCCTCCTAACCTCATATAGTTGCACTGGACACCAACCACTGCACCATTGGTCCTGATGATGGGAGTAGTCCCAATTGCTTTGGGTTCATAGTTCAGGACAAACATGTACACTAGGGCATCTGCAGTCATCTGGAAAGAGAAACCATGGTTACAAGCTTTGCTGGCATAGCCCACTTGCAGCCCTAGGAATACAACATACCATCAGCGTGCTGCCACAACCATGCAGCTCAGTCTCGAAGAGGATATGGGAAAGATCCTGTCTTGCAGCCCCCAGCCTCCCAAAGTGATGTCCGCTGGCTGGATCAGATTACCAACACCAAGCAGGTCCACATCCACCTGCACCTGGACTGAGGCTTCTCCACACTGGATCTTGACCGAATCTGGCTTGGGTTGTGGAGGTTCCAGAATAGTCGTTCCCTTGGGTTCTCCAATACTTGGACGGGGTATAACGGGACCCTGGGTAGCCACTGGCCTCCCAAAGGTGGACCAGGCTGGGCAGGTGCCTGGGTGGCTGCTCGTCTTCGGTGATACCATGGAGTTGTAGTAGGAGCCAAGGGTTTATTTACCTGCTGTGCATCACATAAACATCCAAAAAACCACAAGCAGCACCAGTCCAAGACACAACCTCTCTCCACCCATGATGTCTCAATGTCTGCCATCACAAAACCCAGCAATACCCACAGTGCTTTGGTGAGACCATTTTATACCTCAGGTCATTTATCTTTCTCCAGCTGCAAAATATTAATTGAGCATTCTGTGGGCAGATACTTGAATGAAATCATGTTGCATCTCTCTCGCCTCCCACAATCAGTTTCTTGTGGGCGTGTTCTTAAATATAGTGTAACATTTAATATATAGCTTATGTAGTGGTGGCAATCTCAAAATGAACTGGTAACCTAATCCTTTTTTAATCATTTCGCCAATTGCTATTGTTATTGAGCAAATCAATTGATTCTTAATCGGGCAGTAATCAGACATTGAAACGTTTGGTTACTGAAGACCATCGGCTGGGTTCCATTAAACTTTTTAACACATTCCCTTACTTTGTCTTcccttgagagagagagatatcccGACTGAATTTGTGATCTGCTACAAGTAAACAGGTGCTTTGCAAGGGAGGACAGACAATGAACAAACCAAAACAGAGCTGGACCGCCCACTGGACTTGCATTTTATATCCTCAGCAGAAGGGAGGAAAAATTAGGTGACAAGGGGGCAATATTGTTCCCTCCCCTTTCATAATTCGTAACCAAACCCCACTTGGTCTGGCCCCCATATTTCATCCTGACATTTCAGGGAAGCAAGGCAAGGGAATGTCACAAAGAAAGCAAACAATTTGGACTggaacccaacccccccccccccccccccccaaaaaatcacTGAATAATTAAGGAGTCATAATTGACAGAACAATGGAATGGGGAATAACAGGTGAAATCTGTTTGTGGTCACTTCAGGTGAAACTGGCTGGATTAACTTTGGTTTTAACTTGGTTAAAGACTGCATAGTAGAGGTGGGTGGATGGATACTGCGGATACTGCGATTTTGTTTTTGGTATCAATCTCTCCCATAAAATATTGATACCTATGTTtacaaaaagaaattaaaatgtttccctTTGCTTACCTGAAGTCACTGCTTTCACTagcttaaacatttatttatcaaaCTCACGAGTACACTagcttaaacatttatttatcaaaCTCACGAGTACACTAGCTGTGTGCAGGGGCATCCATTTTGAAGCTGCCTCTTTGTGCTCATGAGCTTCCTGTATTGATCCTGATTAATCCTGATTGATCTTGATTGATCCAACTTTGTGGGAGCAGGAGACCATATTTCTACTTCCATTGAaagttattatttgttttgttttttttgagcaCAGGGAATTCCTACAAAAGCATTTATTATTGTATAAAGTATCAGTATCAATATCG
Encoded here:
- the si:ch73-109d9.2 gene encoding zinc finger protein 500, translated to MSDAIVTFQSQLSGVMETVFKAAMYEITRLVEDSFLEEVSRSREQVESLKQRLQWSESRRRERESGGRTRCADCGRAGVSSEETEDRPSGTQSEVDEGRGLKQEKVPDGSWSSCPGEASIPGPTHAQEAVATPSSVGAPSGCTPTAQSELDGDRLDAMLKEEALQTAPPAGELQERWSVCLEGQEGPGGAGQDDGFGVQRLHMCEEWGSGAGPGAGHGPEAGGGEELAHAYEARYGLEEELGVALEEEPKGEYMAAMLGFPADLDPTNPAHPAVARGRRAGFPQGSSPPVTDSELDCLLINEDGFLQDADRRSRGPRRGRGRRGAERRELGGGACGTDLLPPGLDSASGGHRGAPFAPPPAPLHGCTHCRLSFPDLPALKAHLLTHAGAGAYTCTQCGKSFTQACNLKVHQRIHSGQGLHLCSHCGKGFLSFAELKRHKCSHGSEKPYCCSLCGNKFSRLWNLKLHRRIHTQEKPHRCAQCGKSFTRADILKVHHRTHTGERPYSCTICGLSFKRLDHLKSHQRKHS